In Helianthus annuus cultivar XRQ/B chromosome 3, HanXRQr2.0-SUNRISE, whole genome shotgun sequence, a single window of DNA contains:
- the LOC110940254 gene encoding labd-13Z-ene-9,15,16-triol synthase, chloroplastic has translation MTENKHELAMVVPLAITISIVMLGVLWYKLTLSSSSRSPPLPPGPRSLPIVGYLPFLGRDLHNEFTNMAHTYGPIFKFYLGSKLHVVINTPELAKEVVRDQDETFANRDLTVAASIIAYEGQDLIFSKNNATWRNLRKIFVHEVLSNKNLKACSSFRRDEVRKTIKNVFSKIGTNVDIREIAFLTESNVITRMIWDNVSYIDEKGFNLGVELQTMASNITKILGHPNLSDFFPTLAWFDLQGVERNMKKEVKKRGQIFESIIEDRIKSNNKMSPDGIRHEENKDFLQILLDLKDQQYLNMTQVNALLSDFMIAGTETTATLIEWAMANIMRNHTVLKKIQEELVEIVGLNHMVEESHLPKLQYLDATIKETFRLNPIVPFLVPRAPSKDCVVGGYRIPKGCSIFLNVISIHRNAQHWDNPLDFNPERFLANKGINKWDYNGNDLKFFPFGSGRRLCPGIPLAQKMQMFILASLLHSFDWSLPNGEEHDLSESFGLTLTKRKPLIAIPYQRLPDASLYM, from the exons ATGACAGAAAACAAACATGAACTTGCTATGGTGGTACCACTTGCGATCACCATTTCAATAGTGATGTTGGGTGTTCTATGGTACAAGTTGACACTTTCGTCCTCCTCGCGGTCGCCACCATTACCACCGGGTCCTCGTTCATTGCCGATTGTAGGGTACCTTCCATTTCTTGGTCGTGATCTACACAACGAGTTTACTAACATGGCCCACACTTATGGACCCATCTTTAAATTCTATCTAGGAAGCAAGCTTCATGTGGTGATAAACACCCCAGAGCTAGCAAAGGAGGTGGTTCGTGACCAAGATGAGACTTTTGCTAATCGCGATCTTACAGTTGCGGCCTCGATTATAGCCTACGAAGGACAAGATTTGATATTCTCCAAGAATAATGCAACTTGGCGCAACCTTCGTAAGATCTTTGTCCACGAGGTCTTAAGCAACAAGAATCTTAAAGCATGTAGTTCTTTCCGGAGGGATGAAGTTAGAAAAACTATCAAGAACGTTTTTAGTAAGATCGGGACCAATGTTGACATCCGTGAAATTGCTTTCTTGACTGAATCCAATGTCATAACAAGAATGATTTGGGATAATGTATCATACATAGACGAAAAGGGTTTCAATCTCGGAGTCGAGTTACAAACGATGGCGTCGAACATCACCAAAATTTTGGGACATCCAAATTTGTCAGATTTCTTCCCTACTCTTGCTTGGTTTGATCTACAAGGTGTTGAGAGGAACATGAAGAAAGAAGTTAAGAAGCGGGGTCAAATTTTTGAGAGCATCATCGAAGATCGAATCAAATCTAATAACAAAATGTCACCAGATGGAATTCGACATGAAGAAAATAAAGACTTTTTACAAATCCTATTAGATCTCAAGGACCAACAATATCTTAACATGACACAAGTAAACGCACTTCTCTCG GACTTTATGATTGCAGGAACAGAAACAACGGCCACACTGATAGAATGGGCAATGGCGAATATTATGCGGAATCATACAGTTTTGAAAAAGATTCAAGAAGAATTGGTTGAAATTGTTGGACTAAACCACATGGTTGAAGAATCACATCTCCCAAAACTACAATACTTGGATGCAACTATTAAGGAAACATTTCGGTTGAATCCTATAGTTCCTTTTCTAGTCCCAAGGGCGCCGAGCAAGGATTGTGTGGTGGGTGGATACAGAATTCCAAAAGGGTGTAGCATCTTTTTGAATGTTATATCAATCCACCGGAATGCTCAACACTGGGACAATCCCTTGGACTTCAATCCTGAGAGGTTCTTGGCTAACAAAGGGATAAACAAATGGGATTACAATGGAAATGATTTAAAGTTCTTCCCATTTGGATCGGGAAGAAGATTGTGCCCAGGTATTCCATTGGCTCAGAAAATGCAAATGTTTATCTTGGCTTCGCTCTTGCACTCGTTCGACTGGAGTTTGCCTAATGGTGAAGAGCATGACCTTTCTGAAAGTTTTGGTCTTACTTTAACTAAAAGAAAACCACTCATAGCTATCCCATATCAAAGATTGCCTGATGCAAGCCTCTATATGTAA